Proteins from a genomic interval of Lathamus discolor isolate bLatDis1 chromosome 19, bLatDis1.hap1, whole genome shotgun sequence:
- the LOC136023760 gene encoding C4b-binding protein alpha chain-like yields MPALELGRQRDRAAVLGLFLTTALVVAVDSACDAPPRFPSAELKERYKGITTFAYNSVVQYVCRPGYMRDVNVRDFLTCGRGNRWYGPEEICIPKQCIYPGEPANGRLVLSEKFSFGSAVNFTCNTGYRLVGSPEIWCVVKNGVVMWDRDIPICEAIPCSPPPEIANGEHSGAGKELFEYGASVTYMCNTVKRGEKPFSLVGDASIFCTTTDNVNGVWSKPAPKCKVVNCEQPSVENGRLLSGYRAEYTYGDTVVFDCNFRYTLNGSDASTCRDNGLWDPPPPHCLLSSCGDPPDVHNAAKAKLAGNLFPLGTVITYECWEGHQFSPGEDTWHITCLPDFTWTKIPYPCERIRCPDPVIRNGKPLGVQEGQEDYVYGDVLEVTCNDGYAFKGHSHNIMLRCTSDGTWTPAVPECFPEPRCPRPDTAHGKEVYQNKKDYTVGTRLRLECETGYVLRGQDMTECQADATWAPPLPFCDKVCGPPPQISNGRHSGLGKEQFSYGTEVTYSCAEGLSLIGDATIYCTSDDGTNLVWSGPAPECKVVRCPRPMVERGRMTPQRFTFPYGAVVRFSCDEGFALRGDAESRCLADSTWHPPLPSCQPVQCFQPSRQEDLVIYTLKLWYNVNETLVYFCKRDGRQTSGSETTCSSNGTWVPPPTCKKRETCEKILRNREAFQCGVPLAELKTLLEVQKLYLEIQKLEKELGTTAYG; encoded by the exons ATGCCAGCTTTGgagctggggaggcagagggatCGCGCCGCTGTCCTGGGGTTATTCCTCACCACTGCTCTTGTTGTGGCTGTTGATA GTGCCTGCGATGCTCCGCCGCGATTCCCATCTGCAGAACTCAAAGAGCGATACAAAGGCATTACCACATTTGCCTATAATTCGGTGGTGCAATACGTCTGTCGTCCGGGTTACATGAGAGATGTTAATGTCAGAGACTTCCTTACTTGTGGAAGGGGCAATAGGTGGTATGGACCAGAGGAGATCTGCATAC CAAAGCAGTGCATCTACCCCGGAGAGCCGGCCAACGGCAGACTCGTCCTGTCGGAGAAGTTCAGTTTTGGTTCAGCAGTGAACTTCACCTGCAACACTGG GTACCGACTGGTTGGAAGTCCTGAAATTTGGTGCGTGGTTAAAAATGGGGTTGTTATGTGGGACAGGGATATTCCCATCTGTGAGG CAATCCCATGTTCACCCCCTCCGGAGATAGCTAACGGAGAGCACAGCGGAGCAGGCAAAGAGCTCTTTGAATATGGAGCGTCCGTCACTTACATGTGCAACACTGTCAAAAGGGGAGAGAAACCTTTCTCGCTGGTGGGAGATGCCTCTATTTTCTGTACAACCACAGATAACGTCAATGGTGTGTGGAGCAAGCCAGCCCCGAAGTGCAAAG TGGTGAACTGTGAGCAGCCAAGCGTGGAGAATGGGCGGCTGCTGAGCGGGTACCGGGCTGAGTACACGTATGGGGACACTGTTGTGTTCGACTGCAACTTCCGCTACACCCTGAACGGCAGCGACGCATCCACCTGCAGGGACAACGGGCTCTGGGACCCGCCGCCGCCACACTGCCTGCTCA GTAGCTGTGGTGACCCTCCAGATGTGCACAATGCTGCTAAAGCAAAACTTGCTGGCAATCTGTTTCCTTTGGGCACTGTCATTACCTATGAGTGCTGGGAGGGCCACCAGTTCAGCCCTGGGGAAGACACATGGCACATTACGTGTCTGCCAGATTTTACATGGACTAAAATCCCCTATCCTTGTGAAA GAATTCGTTGCCCAGATCCAGTCATCAGGAATGGAAAGCCCTTGGGTGTACAGGAAGGTCAAGAAGATTATGTGTATGGAGACGTACTGGAAGTTACGTGCAACGATGGCTATGCTTTCAAAGGTCATAGCCATAACATTATGCTTCGGTGTACAAGTGATGGTACATGGACTCCAGCAGTACCAGAGTGCTTTCCAG AACCTCGTTGCCCAAGGCCAGATACTGCCCATGGAAAAGAGgtttatcaaaacaaaaaagactaCACAGTTGGGACCCGGCTGAGGCTGGAGTGTGAAACAGGCTATGTGCTCAGGGGCCAGGACATGACCGAGTGCCAGGCTGATGCAACCTGGGCTCCCCCGTTACCCTTTTGTGATAAAG TCTGTGGCCCCCCTCCACAAATCTCCAACGGGCGGCACTCCGGCTTGGGAAAGGAGCAGTTTTCCTATGGCACTGAGGTGACGTACAGCTGCGCAGAGGGTCTGTCCCTCATCGGGGATGCCACCATCTACTGCACCTCTGATGATGGGACGAACCTGGTGTGGAGCGGACCTGCCCCGGAGTGCAAGG TGGTCCGGTGCCCCAGGCCCATGGTCGAGAGGGGCAGGATGACTCCACAGAGATTCACGTTTCCCTATGGAGCAGTCGTGCGCTTCTCCTGTGACGAAGGCTTTGCTCTGCGTGGCGATGCTGAGAGCCGGTGCCTGGCTGACAGCACCTGGCACCCTCCTCTGCCCTCCTGCCAGCCCG ttcagTGTTTTCAGCCCTCGAGACAGGAGGACCTCGTGATTTACACACTGAAGCTGTGGTATAATGTGAATGAAACTCTGGTCTACTTCTGCAAGCGTGATGGCCGTCAAACCTCAGGTTCAGAAACTACCTGCTCATCTAATGGCACTTGGGTACCACCACCCACCTGT aaaaagcGTGAGACATGTGAGAAGATCCTTCGAAACAGGGAAGCTTTCCAGTGTGGAGTTCCTCTGGCAGAACTGAAAACTCTGCTGGAAGTCCAGAAACTGTACCTGGAGATCCAGAAGCTTGAAAAGGAGCTAGGAACCACAGCGTACGGCTGA
- the LOC136023764 gene encoding C4b-binding protein alpha chain-like — MPLVCWLGHLLAVVGLVLQPAGSLKAPCPIPDITHGQLEPAQNFTSGSTATLTCDPGYVPLGATSTVRCLASGRWYPRVPSCIPGHCSYPPVIDHTDRNPQREFPVGTTVTYFCRHGYTLLPGVSPVTTCLQNLTWTTIPKLCQEVQCPSPNIQHGREMSPRKDEYTLGQQVELQCEPGYVLRGSQRIQCWSDGTWRPPVPYCDKVCGPPPKLTNGQITSLKTELFLYGSEVKYRCVEGMSLIGDDSIYCTSDDGVSLAWSKPAPECRVVRCPRPMVERGRMTPQRFTFPYGAVVRFSCDEGFVLRGDAESRCLADSTWHPPLPSCQPVLCPQPHVANGRLNSTLDGKMWYQTNETATFECFQGYHLSAMSSTATCLPDGNWTPLPKCKKDGDADACEEVHYIKAAFECGVPIAEVKTLLEIQKLLLEVKKLNVELQNLNK; from the exons ATGCCGCTCGTCTGCTGGCTGGGGCATCTCCTGGCAGTGGTGGGGCTTGTGCTGCAGCCGGCTGGGAGTCTCA AGGCTCCGTGCCCCATCCCCGATATCACCCATGGACAGCTGGAACCTGCACAGAACTTCACCTCGGGCAGCACAGCCACGCTCACGTGCGACCCTGGCTACGTGCCCCTGGGTGCCACCAGCACCGTGCGGTGCCTGGCCAGCGGCAGATGGTACCCACGGGTGCCCAGCTGCATCCCAG GTCACTGTTCCTACCCTCCTGTCATTGACCACACGGATCGAAACCCTCAGCGCGAGTTTCCAGTCGGAACAACCGTGACCTACTTCTGCAGACACGGATATACTTTGCTCCCTGGAGTATCTCCAGTAACCACTTGTCTTCAAAATCTCACATGGACCACGATCCCAAAGCTTTGTCAGG AGGTGCAGTGTCCCAGCCCGAATATCCAACACGGGAGGGAAATGAGTCCCAGGAAAGATGAATACACCCTTGGGCAGCAGGTGGAACTTCAGTGCGAGCCTGGCTACGTGCTGAGGGGCAGCCAGAGGATCCAGTGCTGGTCTGATGGGACTTGGAGACCCCCTGTGCCATATTGCGACAAAG TCTGTGGTCCCCCTCCAAAACTCACCAATGGGCAGATCACCAGCTTGAAAACGGAGCTGTTCCTCTACGGCTCAGAAGTGAAGTACAGATGTGTGGAGGGTATGTCCCTCATTGGGGACGACTCCATCTACTGCACCTCTGATGATGGGGTGAGCTTGGCATGGAGCAAACCTGCCCCGGAGTGCAGGG TGGTCCGGTGCCCCAGGCCCATGGTCGAGAGGGGCAGGATGACTCCACAGAGATTCACGTTTCCCTATGGAGCAGTCGTGCGCTTCTCCTGTGACGAAGGCTTCGTGCTGCGTGGCGATGCTGAGAGCCGGTGCCTGGCTGACAGCACCTGGCACCCTCCTCTGCCCTCCTGCCAGCCCG ttctgtGTCCACAACCACACGTGGCCAATGGAAGGCTGAATAGCACTTTGGATGGTAAAATGTGGTACCAAACAAATGAGACTGCTACatttgaatgcttccagggataCCACCTTTCAGCCATGTCTTCGACAGCCACATGCTTGCCTGATGGCAACTGGACACCATTGCCCAAGTGT AAGAAGGATGGTGATGCTGATGCATGCGAAGAGGTTCATTACATTAAAGCAGCCTTCGAATGCGGTGTGCCTATAGCAGAAGTGAAAACTCTGCTGGAAATACAAAAGCTGTTGCTGGAGGTTAAAAAACTAAATGTGGAACTGCAAAACCTGAACAAGTGA